In Synechocystis sp. PCC 6714, the following are encoded in one genomic region:
- a CDS encoding response regulator transcription factor: MPNILIVEDDQEIAQLIRETLEREQFSCTVAHDGQMGLEIFQVQAPDLIVLDLMLPKLDGLELCIRIRQQPGNKDPYILMLTAKGEEIDRIIGLSTGADDYLVKPFSPRELVARVRALLRRQLRQGQTVGQIYRTPHFQVDLNQHQASFYHGDSQEELELTGLEFNLLATFMSYPGRVWNRAQLIEKLWGNDFFGDERVVDTHIRRLRKKIEPDPANPSFIKTVIGLGYKFEDPG; encoded by the coding sequence ATGCCCAACATCTTAATTGTGGAAGATGACCAGGAAATAGCTCAATTAATTCGAGAAACATTGGAAAGGGAACAGTTTTCCTGCACCGTAGCCCACGACGGGCAAATGGGGCTAGAAATTTTTCAGGTCCAGGCTCCGGACTTAATCGTGTTGGATCTAATGTTGCCCAAGTTGGACGGATTGGAACTTTGCATCCGCATTCGCCAACAACCGGGAAACAAAGACCCCTATATTCTTATGTTGACAGCTAAGGGAGAGGAGATAGACCGCATTATTGGCCTCTCCACTGGGGCTGATGATTACTTGGTTAAACCCTTTAGCCCGAGGGAATTGGTTGCCAGGGTGCGGGCCCTATTGCGGCGACAATTACGCCAGGGACAAACCGTTGGGCAAATTTACCGCACCCCCCATTTTCAAGTAGATTTAAACCAACACCAAGCCAGTTTTTACCATGGTGATTCCCAGGAGGAACTGGAACTAACAGGACTGGAATTTAATTTGTTAGCCACATTTATGAGCTATCCGGGGCGAGTGTGGAATCGGGCGCAATTAATTGAGAAATTGTGGGGTAATGACTTTTTTGGCGATGAACGGGTGGTAGATACCCATATACGCAGATTACGCAAGAAAATCGAGCCAGACCCAGCTAATCCCAGTTTTATTAAAACGGTGATCGGTTTGGGCTACAAGTTTGAAGATCCCGGTTGA
- a CDS encoding glutaredoxin family protein, which translates to MKTNRNIMELILYSKPGCHLCEGLMEKLAQIDSLAIELEVRDITTNERWGAAYQYEIPVLVWRSPAGEITLPRLSPRAPVSQLEKLLQQYVNG; encoded by the coding sequence GTGAAAACTAACCGCAACATTATGGAATTAATTTTATACAGCAAGCCCGGTTGCCATCTCTGTGAAGGATTGATGGAAAAATTAGCCCAAATTGATAGCCTGGCCATTGAGCTAGAAGTCCGTGACATTACCACCAACGAACGATGGGGGGCCGCCTACCAATACGAAATTCCGGTATTAGTGTGGCGATCGCCGGCGGGGGAAATTACTTTGCCGAGACTATCCCCCCGGGCCCCCGTCAGTCAACTGGAAAAACTGTTGCAACAATACGTTAATGGCTGA
- a CDS encoding sugar transferase — protein sequence MNKWFSKNFLATDIRAPHNFSGVRLASPQWLKLIFLLAADFIALLLAWIAAHRLNNFYSPPPPQFVWWTWWGLPSLFWCYVAIVLTVFTYAGLYRPQTRTQNFLGVIKLISYVFLLTLVAKYFYDPAIDLPRSLFFSAWGASIIFVTLARFIISLLLSPLESRQAIPIFLIANSCRIQHLTATLERRSQYRVVGAALASTAHSHHTLEQIMVSGAQEVLAEALPEADLSSSLYWYLRGENIALRLLPSSRDMLYRRGLPEIFAGLPTVRVEIPLLAGLDYRLKRALDYGGALFGLTILSPLFLAIAIGIKLSSPGPAFFRQERVGLQGKTFQMWKFRTMVVNAPLLQQQLEAANENDDGIMFKLKRDPRIIPLGHFLRRTSLDEIPQLFNVLLGQMSLVGPRPLPLRDVERFDAWHHIRHQVMPGVTGLWQISGRSDIGSFDDVARLDLYYIDNWSLNLDWDILVETVRILLFRKGAY from the coding sequence ATGAATAAATGGTTCAGTAAAAACTTTCTGGCAACGGACATTCGGGCTCCCCATAACTTTTCCGGGGTGCGTTTAGCTTCTCCTCAATGGCTCAAGTTGATCTTTTTACTAGCGGCGGACTTTATTGCCCTACTGCTCGCTTGGATTGCGGCCCATCGCCTCAATAATTTTTACTCCCCACCCCCACCCCAATTTGTTTGGTGGACCTGGTGGGGTCTGCCCAGTTTATTTTGGTGTTACGTCGCCATTGTTCTAACTGTTTTCACCTACGCCGGTTTATACCGTCCCCAAACCCGCACCCAAAACTTCCTTGGGGTAATTAAACTCATCAGCTACGTTTTTCTCCTTACCCTGGTGGCCAAATATTTCTACGACCCGGCGATCGATCTACCCCGTTCCCTGTTTTTTTCTGCCTGGGGGGCCAGCATTATTTTCGTTACCCTAGCCCGCTTTATCATTAGTTTGCTCCTCAGTCCCCTAGAAAGTCGTCAAGCCATTCCCATTTTTTTAATTGCCAACTCCTGCCGTATTCAACATCTCACTGCGACTCTGGAACGACGCTCCCAATATCGAGTAGTGGGGGCCGCCCTAGCTAGCACAGCCCACAGCCACCACACCTTAGAACAAATTATGGTATCGGGAGCCCAGGAAGTTCTAGCGGAAGCATTACCGGAAGCGGATTTGTCCTCTAGTTTGTATTGGTATTTGCGGGGGGAAAACATTGCCCTTAGGTTACTGCCCTCCAGCCGGGATATGCTTTATCGTCGCGGTCTGCCAGAAATTTTTGCCGGCTTACCAACGGTGCGGGTGGAAATTCCTTTGCTGGCGGGGCTTGATTATCGTCTCAAAAGGGCCCTGGACTACGGTGGCGCTTTATTTGGTCTAACTATACTTTCCCCACTATTTCTGGCGATCGCCATTGGCATCAAACTATCTTCCCCCGGCCCTGCCTTTTTCCGCCAGGAACGGGTAGGACTCCAGGGCAAAACCTTTCAAATGTGGAAGTTTCGCACCATGGTGGTCAATGCTCCCCTTTTGCAACAACAGCTAGAAGCCGCCAACGAAAACGATGACGGCATTATGTTCAAGCTCAAGCGGGACCCTCGAATCATTCCCCTAGGGCATTTTCTGCGACGCACTAGCTTGGACGAAATTCCCCAACTTTTTAACGTCTTACTGGGGCAAATGAGCCTGGTGGGCCCCAGACCCCTGCCTCTCAGGGATGTGGAAAGGTTTGATGCTTGGCACCATATCCGCCATCAAGTCATGCCGGGGGTAACGGGGCTTTGGCAAATTTCCGGGCGATCGGACATAGGCAGCTTTGATGATGTGGCCCGCTTGGATTTGTACTATATTGACAATTGGTCTTTAAACCTAGATTGGGACATTTTGGTGGAAACTGTAAGGATATTGTTATTTCGTAAAGGGGCTTATTAA
- the lnt gene encoding apolipoprotein N-acyltransferase: protein MGLATAPLGWTYVAWFAQIPLWFWIFRADITNLNFFRPKHFLLSTLPILLAATAWGGGFYGVALFWITGVHPLTWLGVPWLASLAIAGFCWLAITAWGIVLVFVWLLAMAVWGVTTAWTKVNSTFKNYLFILWGTASWCGLEILWSHSILWWSPVAYTQSPSQLHFLQLGAMGGPALLTAFIVAINGLLALGLTNLLNAKTSNNHGHSWPYLLLAILIWLACQGGGWLLYQRPLADAPEQSINVGIIQGNIPNQIKFNSEGWRQAIAGYTEGYEKLAGQGAEIVLTPEGALPYLWETVVARSGFYQAILQTQVPVWLGAYDTKEDGYTNSLLTVDGQGKLVGRYDKFKLVPLGEYIPLSNVFGQLIQRLSPLKEQLLPGDRPQVLPTPFGPAAVAICYESAFPHLLRSQLLQGGEFILSSANNAHYSDTMAAQHHALDVMRAIEGDRWLARATNTGLSAIINPRGETLWLSAMNQYQIHAGLIYRRQNLSPYGRWGDWVVVLLLILSAIAWLYSMGNRSRGVTHF, encoded by the coding sequence ATGGGTTTGGCAACGGCTCCTTTAGGTTGGACCTATGTAGCTTGGTTTGCCCAGATTCCCCTCTGGTTTTGGATTTTTCGGGCTGACATTACCAATCTTAATTTCTTTCGACCAAAACATTTTTTACTTTCAACATTGCCAATATTGCTAGCAGCTACTGCCTGGGGAGGTGGTTTCTACGGCGTAGCCCTATTTTGGATCACCGGAGTCCATCCTCTCACTTGGTTGGGAGTGCCTTGGTTAGCTAGTCTGGCGATCGCCGGTTTTTGCTGGTTGGCCATCACCGCTTGGGGCATAGTGCTGGTATTTGTTTGGTTATTGGCGATGGCGGTTTGGGGAGTTACCACAGCCTGGACAAAAGTCAATTCCACCTTTAAAAACTATCTATTTATACTTTGGGGTACCGCTAGTTGGTGTGGGTTGGAAATCCTCTGGAGTCATTCCATTCTGTGGTGGAGTCCTGTGGCCTATACCCAAAGCCCTAGCCAGTTACATTTTTTGCAGTTGGGAGCCATGGGTGGCCCGGCTTTATTAACCGCTTTCATTGTGGCCATTAATGGGCTGTTAGCTTTAGGTTTAACTAATTTATTAAACGCTAAAACCTCTAACAATCATGGCCATAGTTGGCCTTATTTGCTCCTGGCTATTTTAATCTGGCTAGCCTGTCAGGGGGGAGGATGGTTGCTTTACCAAAGACCTTTAGCCGATGCACCGGAACAAAGTATTAATGTAGGCATTATCCAAGGCAATATCCCCAACCAAATTAAATTTAATAGTGAAGGTTGGCGCCAGGCGATCGCCGGTTACACGGAAGGCTATGAAAAACTAGCTGGGCAAGGGGCAGAAATAGTGCTCACACCGGAGGGAGCATTGCCCTACCTTTGGGAAACGGTGGTGGCCAGGAGTGGTTTTTACCAAGCCATTTTGCAAACCCAGGTGCCAGTGTGGTTAGGAGCCTATGACACTAAAGAGGATGGTTACACCAACAGTTTATTGACGGTGGACGGCCAGGGAAAATTGGTGGGCCGTTACGATAAGTTTAAACTGGTGCCCCTGGGGGAATATATTCCGCTCAGTAACGTTTTCGGTCAATTGATTCAACGGCTTTCCCCCCTCAAAGAGCAATTACTCCCTGGCGATCGCCCCCAGGTTTTACCGACTCCCTTCGGGCCAGCGGCGGTGGCCATCTGCTATGAGTCGGCTTTTCCCCATCTATTGCGTTCCCAACTGTTACAGGGAGGGGAATTTATTCTTTCCAGCGCTAATAATGCCCATTACAGCGACACCATGGCCGCCCAGCACCATGCCCTGGACGTGATGCGAGCCATTGAAGGCGATCGCTGGCTGGCCCGGGCCACCAACACTGGACTTTCGGCGATAATTAATCCCCGGGGAGAAACCCTTTGGTTATCGGCCATGAACCAGTACCAAATCCATGCTGGCCTGATTTACCGTCGTCAGAATCTCAGCCCCTACGGCCGCTGGGGAGATTGGGTGGTGGTTTTATTGCTGATCCTATCGGCGATCGCCTGGCTTTATTCCATGGGCAACAGGTCTAGGGGAGTGACTCATTTTTAA